tttttttgaactatgGAGTTTTGAATTGTTACCTGTTAATATCTGTCCTGCAAGAGTTTTGAGTTTTATATATGATGCTAGTTGCTTCACcaagtttttctttgtttgctctctgtcaagaaaagaaaatgtttaaTATTGTATACAATGGGACTTTTTATGAATCTTTAGAAGAACGTTGAGTTATTACCTTTGAGTTTGGAGTGCAAATATTAGATTCATACACTTGGCAGTGTATCTTTCTGCTGTGATTTCCTTTGTCTCTCCTCCCTTTTGAGGAATCGATGGGTTTAAGCCTGCAGAGAATGTGCGTGAGAATGTTTTTGGGAAAGTCGAATCTAGCAAGAAAGGTAGATTGATGGAGTTTCAAAAGCTATGCACTAACGTTCTGGAGTTAGTAGCTTCATTCCCTTGTGAGGCATCAACCTTAGCCTGCATGCAATGTGAGACATCATTTAAGCAATGTGTGAACATAGAGGAGAAGAACGTTTAAAAGATGGATTTATATGTTGGATGTGAGACTTACACTTGAAGAGCGTTCCTTTGCTCTCAATGTTGTTCTTGAACCAAATGCCTGATGCAGAAAACTCTGTTAACACATGTGGGATGATAAAAACTTTCAGACTTGTAGATGTGGGAAGATTAGTTATACCTTAAGATCTTGAGACCGTAGAGTGTTACTTTTAGGTATAGATGCTGAAGAAGGTTCAAGATTAATCTGCAAATGAACCCAAAACATTAGTTATCTAACTACAGCTTCTGAGAATGTGGTAATGAAGAAACTAAATTTGAAAAAGAGATAAAAACTACGTTTTTGTTTGTAGTGTTCCTTTTAGATGAGTTAATCCTTGGTTTCACATTCTGTTCGGTTTCTGAGTTAACCTTAGACCTGAAACTACCCAGAGAAAAGAATAAAGGATCAAAACATTTTATAAGGAAGCCATACTGCATACAATCTGAGTACCTGTGTCTTTCAGATCTTTCAGCAGTTCTGAGATTCGGTTCCTTTGGAACAGTGAGTTTAGATCTTCTGTTGGAGTTAACTTGAGCCACCTTAGCTTCCAGTTTTTGCCTTTTGGTGTCTTGGTTTTGCAACTTAGAGACTAAGATTGGAGATAAGTTAGCACCAAACTTTGCTAATGACCTCTGACATCTGAAACACCAAAAAAACTGTTAGTTGAAGCCAAAAAAACAAGCAAGCTCACATCAACGGCTTCCTCATTGGTGTACCTTGTCAGAAGCTGAACAGAGTAAACATCTAATGGTTTGTTCTGCCTTGCAAGCAAAGAAACCGTTGGTCTTGTTAAAGTTGAGCTTCTACTtgatttggtttttgatttgggTTTTGTCTTGGAGACATCTTTAACCGTTTGGTTATAATATATGAACCCTAAACAACAGATTAAACAGAGGTTTTAGACTACATTGATGcagaaaccaaaataaaaatcatcatTACCGTTGTATTTGTCTTTTCTATTAAGACCAGTATCCACAGGCTTAGTTTCTAGGCTGGTGTTTATGATTTGCTTAAGTGGCTCAAGTTTCCAAGTAAACTTGGGGCTAAAAGCTGAAATAAtcagacaacaaaaaaaaacatagcaaTATTACAGAACcgtaagagaaaaaaaaaagacaaaatgttTGTAATAAACAGAGCATATGCCCTAATTTTTGCGTGTTTCTTACGCGAAGGAGGATAGTTTCCCGCGGATTCGAACCAGAACTCGTTTTCTTCTGTCTCGGAATCAAGCTCGGGTCTGGAGAAATCGTAGAAACGAGGCGCATCGAATTCGAAATCAATGTCGAACTCCTCCAGAAACGAAAAATCTCCTCCAGATAAACTTGGAACCATGATTTAAGCCTCGAGAGAGTGGGAGAGATTCACATTCATCCGAATTACAAAATAATCGGAGATGTTcttctccctctccctctctctggaaaaaaaaatttctccaGAAAATTAgtggggagagagagagacaaggaTTGGAGatggagaggagagagagaagaagaagaagaagaggtaaCGGCCAACGGCCCTTATTCAGTTGGCGCGGATTCTATCTACAGCTCACACATTGTCTTTTCTGTATTTTCAGTTTGGCTCTCTAGTTTTTAAGGTACACAAAGTGACCcaatatgttttaattaatCGAATGTAACACCACTAATGTTTATATCCAAAATTCCAAAACTTTTTTCGTTCACTACagtgttaaattatatatgaagaaatatattttcgaaaccGTTGCATCCgtgaaaataaaaatggaaagtGATTTAAGGTGAAAATTAGAAATCAAAAAGATAAGGGGTAAGAAACACAAATATACAAAAGTAGCGTTCTCCCAACGATCTTCGGTTGTCTTTTAAGAACTCTCTCAATTGCCTTTAAACATCGTCTCCGATATTTTTGCTGCACGTTTAATCCAGGTAAAGTCtggactttaaaaaaaaaaaaactctgaaaTTAAGGTTTCCCATTTCAGAGCATACAGAAATGATTCTTGCACTAACATTTGCTAATACGTTTTGACATAAACGAAACTTCCAGAATTTGTTATCATTTGAGAAAAAAGATTATCTTCATATGATTTGAGTAATATAGCGAATGAGAAAAAACTTTGAGagtatttggttttgtttgtaatatatattttctgcaGTGTGTGGAGATAATAATGTCCAAAACTCAAATCGAATCGTTTTCTGCATCTCTTCTGAAAGAACTCGAGGTTTGTTGTTGCTTCAGCTCCaagaaaataagttttttcctcttctttttaaatatagaaacgtttcaaatattttgatgtGATTCTGTTTCTAATACAGATTATATGGAACGAGGTTGGAGAAACCGAAACAGAAAGAGAGAAGATTTTGAATGAGATTGAAGACGAATGCAGAAACATCTATATTGGTAAACTCCAAAAGGTTAAAGAAGAGAGGAATCGGCTAAAACAAGACATTGTTGAGTCAGAAGCAAGAGTTATTGCTATATGTTCTGCAATGGAAGAGCCATCAGGTCttggaagacaacaacaacctGATCAATGTGGAAGAAGTTTGAAAGAAGAGTTAGGAAAGATTCTTCTGAAACTTGAAGATATGgaaaagagaaaaacagagaggaaGAATCAGTTTATTCAAGTAATTGAAGATATCAAATGTGTAAGAGATGAGATTGATGGTGAAACTGATGAGACTTGTTCATCTGATTTTTCGGTTGATGAATCCGATTTATCTCTTAGAAAGCTTGAAGAG
This region of Raphanus sativus cultivar WK10039 unplaced genomic scaffold, ASM80110v3 Scaffold0017, whole genome shotgun sequence genomic DNA includes:
- the LOC108825274 gene encoding uncharacterized protein LOC108825274; this encodes MVPSLSGGDFSFLEEFDIDFEFDAPRFYDFSRPELDSETEENEFWFESAGNYPPSPFSPKFTWKLEPLKQIINTSLETKPVDTGLNRKDKYNGFIYYNQTVKDVSKTKPKSKTKSSRSSTLTRPTVSLLARQNKPLDVYSVQLLTRCQRSLAKFGANLSPILVSKLQNQDTKRQKLEAKVAQVNSNRRSKLTVPKEPNLRTAERSERHRSKVNSETEQNVKPRINSSKRNTTNKNINLEPSSASIPKSNTLRSQDLKAFGSRTTLRAKERSSSAKVDASQGNEATNSRTLKPIDSSKGRRDKGNHSRKIHCQVYESNICTPNSKRANKEKLGEATSIIYKTQNSCRTDINRGLELCRKFNSQKVTGTLIIA